Proteins from one Aerosakkonema funiforme FACHB-1375 genomic window:
- a CDS encoding sulfonate ABC transporter substrate-binding protein: MLFKLQKLLLPDLLKSISDCFKLRLTTIFLLLFAGSLALSLALGSCNSSTNSNSSAASSDDGIGKVTVVRIGHQPHGAPILLKARGTLEKRLASMGLSVQWVEFPAGPPIMAAMAEGKVDMGMAGEVPPLFAQASGVPLVYVANEQPVPTMMGILVRNNSPIKTLADLKGKKITATKASAGHYLLIQALLRTGLTLEDVQAVYLPPPEGQEAFRRGEVDVWVGWNPFLAILEDSMPVRLLANGEGLTKNTNFYFSTRSFASSSYDIVKIVIEEMRQVGIWATNNPSEAAKIIAAKNNMKLATALKMTKMNYYGAQPIQDRAIEEQQRIADTFFRLGLLPKQIRVEDVVWKGRS, encoded by the coding sequence ATGTTATTTAAGCTACAGAAACTCTTACTGCCAGATCTTTTAAAGTCTATTTCGGATTGCTTTAAACTTCGTTTAACTACAATATTTCTATTACTGTTTGCTGGTAGTTTGGCCTTAAGTTTAGCTTTGGGAAGTTGTAATTCCAGTACGAATAGCAATTCTAGTGCCGCTTCTTCAGACGATGGGATTGGGAAAGTAACAGTAGTGCGAATCGGTCATCAACCGCACGGCGCACCGATTCTGCTCAAAGCCAGAGGTACTTTAGAAAAACGCTTGGCATCGATGGGTCTTTCCGTACAGTGGGTGGAATTTCCCGCTGGGCCACCGATTATGGCAGCGATGGCAGAAGGAAAAGTTGATATGGGGATGGCTGGAGAAGTGCCTCCTTTGTTTGCACAAGCAAGCGGTGTACCTCTGGTGTATGTTGCCAACGAGCAACCCGTTCCCACAATGATGGGTATTTTGGTACGAAACAATTCGCCAATTAAAACGTTAGCTGACCTTAAAGGTAAAAAAATAACTGCTACAAAAGCATCAGCAGGTCACTATCTACTCATACAGGCTCTCTTGCGAACAGGCTTGACACTTGAGGACGTACAAGCAGTTTATCTGCCTCCACCAGAAGGACAGGAAGCTTTCCGGCGGGGAGAAGTAGATGTTTGGGTAGGTTGGAACCCGTTTTTGGCAATTTTAGAAGACAGTATGCCAGTTCGGTTACTGGCGAATGGTGAGGGGTTGACGAAAAATACAAACTTTTATTTTTCCACTCGCTCTTTTGCTAGTAGCAGCTACGATATTGTCAAAATTGTCATAGAAGAAATGCGACAGGTAGGAATTTGGGCTACCAATAATCCGTCAGAAGCGGCGAAAATTATTGCTGCAAAAAACAATATGAAATTAGCAACAGCGCTGAAAATGACAAAGATGAATTATTACGGGGCGCAACCGATTCAAGATCGAGCGATCGAAGAACAACAAAGAATTGCAGATACTTTTTTCCGGTTAGGTTTGTTGCCCAAACAAATTCGCGTTGAAGATGTTGTATGGAAGGGGAGGTCTTAG
- a CDS encoding sensor histidine kinase, producing MDSPNRKDFRERIFSIANQLRYGLVSIAIASLAITGGALIYLSFLSEVEQSRLLQQERSHSTASEIGTYLNDLQRQLNYLAGLRGLTEFSDQTLASLLEGLVNSNSAYEIVGIINNQGKVVQAMSPYKPISPSDPVLVKVAKSPLFSQTFKEGENYLDRVEIDPKTNLPVTWIAVPIRNWKNHVDGVLFARINLNFLSLVMSQINVDKSGYVYVLDDRFNLIAKKGSTPNTFKIENLSQRPFIQNISKLSSSAADIEQFLIYRGLKGKEVLGSATLVRRVQWTVVVELPTAEVYAPVRRMAIVMGGSLFLVTVVVVSLGFAFSRSVVLPLERLTDVASKISAGNLDIRVDITARNELGVLANTFNKMADQLADFYRDLEQKVADRTGELSEANQALEREIIERKLAEKELHEALYNLKQTQTQLLQTEKMSSLGQLVAGVAHEINNPVNFIHGNLFHINEYSETLIELFQLYQKFYPHPDPEIQEYVETADIQYIIEDLPKLLSSMRVGTDRIRNIVLTLRNFSRLDEAEMKQVKIEEGIESTLLILQSRLKSKPGSPGIEVMKEYGDLPDIECYSGQLNQVFMNIISNAIDALQEKDKKRSPEEIKNSPSQITIRTEVIDRDWVTICIKDNGSGITDDVKSKIFDPFFTTKPVGQGTGLGLSICYQIVVDKHGGNLNCLSQPGEGTEFWIDIPIKQSANQASAARQQ from the coding sequence ATGGATAGTCCAAATAGGAAGGATTTTCGAGAACGGATCTTTTCGATCGCCAACCAATTGCGGTACGGTCTTGTATCAATTGCGATCGCCAGTTTAGCAATAACGGGAGGCGCGTTAATCTATCTTAGCTTCCTCAGCGAGGTGGAACAGTCAAGACTGCTACAGCAAGAGCGATCGCACTCCACCGCCAGCGAAATCGGTACTTATCTGAATGACTTACAGCGTCAATTAAATTACCTAGCGGGATTGCGTGGATTGACAGAGTTTTCTGACCAAACTTTAGCCAGTCTACTGGAAGGACTTGTTAATAGCAACAGTGCCTACGAAATCGTTGGTATTATCAACAATCAAGGCAAAGTTGTCCAAGCTATGTCCCCATACAAACCAATATCTCCATCCGATCCCGTTTTGGTCAAGGTTGCTAAATCTCCCCTATTCTCGCAAACGTTTAAGGAAGGAGAAAATTATCTGGATCGCGTAGAAATTGACCCCAAAACAAACTTACCAGTAACTTGGATAGCCGTTCCGATCCGAAATTGGAAAAATCATGTTGATGGAGTATTATTCGCTCGGATAAATCTTAACTTTTTATCTCTGGTTATGTCTCAAATTAATGTAGATAAAAGTGGTTACGTTTATGTTCTTGATGACCGCTTTAATCTCATTGCTAAAAAGGGAAGTACACCCAATACCTTTAAAATAGAAAACCTTTCCCAACGTCCTTTTATCCAGAATATATCAAAACTATCCTCATCAGCAGCAGATATCGAACAATTTTTAATTTACCGGGGATTGAAGGGCAAAGAAGTTTTGGGATCTGCTACCTTGGTACGTCGAGTGCAATGGACTGTGGTAGTAGAATTGCCAACTGCTGAAGTTTACGCTCCGGTTCGTAGAATGGCAATCGTTATGGGCGGATCTCTTTTTCTCGTAACTGTGGTTGTAGTTAGTTTGGGGTTCGCTTTCTCAAGGTCGGTTGTTTTACCCCTGGAACGCCTGACAGATGTCGCTTCTAAAATTAGTGCCGGAAATCTCGATATCAGAGTGGATATTACCGCCCGCAATGAATTGGGAGTCTTGGCTAATACCTTTAACAAAATGGCCGATCAACTGGCTGATTTTTATCGCGATTTGGAACAAAAAGTAGCCGATCGCACCGGAGAGTTGAGCGAAGCAAACCAAGCCTTAGAACGGGAAATTATCGAACGCAAACTAGCAGAAAAAGAACTTCACGAAGCGCTCTATAACCTCAAACAAACGCAAACTCAACTACTGCAAACTGAAAAGATGTCTAGTTTGGGACAATTAGTGGCAGGTGTAGCTCACGAAATCAACAATCCCGTCAATTTCATTCACGGTAATCTTTTTCATATAAATGAATACAGCGAAACATTAATAGAGCTTTTCCAGCTTTATCAAAAGTTTTATCCACATCCCGATCCAGAGATTCAAGAATACGTGGAAACAGCGGATATACAATATATAATTGAGGATTTACCGAAATTGCTATCTTCCATGAGAGTGGGAACCGATCGCATCCGCAATATCGTTTTAACGTTGCGAAATTTCTCTCGGCTGGACGAAGCGGAAATGAAACAAGTGAAAATTGAAGAAGGCATTGAGAGTACGCTGTTAATTTTACAAAGTCGCTTAAAAAGTAAACCGGGATCTCCGGGAATTGAAGTTATGAAAGAGTACGGTGATTTGCCAGATATCGAGTGCTATTCCGGGCAATTGAATCAGGTATTTATGAATATTATCAGTAATGCGATCGACGCTCTGCAAGAAAAAGACAAAAAGCGCTCGCCAGAGGAAATAAAAAACAGTCCCAGTCAGATTACCATCCGTACCGAAGTTATCGATCGCGATTGGGTAACGATTTGTATAAAAGATAACGGCTCTGGGATAACCGATGATGTAAAATCTAAAATATTCGACCCATTTTTTACCACTAAACCAGTCGGTCAAGGCACAGGTTTAGGATTATCCATCTGCTATCAAATTGTTGTGGATAAACACGGCGGAAATTTGAACTGTTTGTCCCAACCCGGTGAAGGGACAGAGTTTTGGATTGATATCCCCATCAAACAGAGCGCCAATCAGGCTAGTGCAGCACGGCAGCAGTAA